The nucleotide sequence TCAGTGTGTGTTGGCCCGGAATAAGCTCTGCTGTTCCATTCTTGTGGTTGAGAACAGTGCTTAGAAATGGACTTAATGAACAATAATCATATGACCTTTGTAGTTCTTTTTTGTCAACTCTTTTTCAAGGATACTGCTCATGTTGGCCATTACTGGTAAcatattgaaatatatcagaAGACATACTgaaacaattaaatattttaataataatttaatatttaataacaatataaaCAATGTTGCTGCTTTCATGgctataatatatattaaaaaacattgtgaGCAGTGCCAGCTCTAGAGTGGGGCCCTAAGTAGGATTTGATTTGCCACCCAGTAGACCCATGTTTTCTGGTGTTActgacatattttatttcaatatattagCAGTGTATTCCATTCCAACACGAATATTGGCACCCCCATTCACAACAGAAAGCACCTGGTTGTGCACAGATAAATGTATCCCCCCCCTCACAAAATAAATCACCAAAAcagatttgattattttttcactGATCAACACAGAAGATGCAGCTTATTCAAtgaaatgttacttttttatgaataaagGAATGTACAACAAGCTTTCTATaaagaaatacacaaatgaaaacTAGAAAAAAGCAGCTttaaattacatacatttattcagtgttttctACAAAATTATACAAACTTGCATTAAGTTGCATTTCAAATGCTAAAATATGGCTTAATATATGTTCccatgttatatttttaaataaatgttgtatatttaataaatctgaataaagaatgaacatttatttcttcacattttaGCTGGTTTAACAATCATCAAAATGAATTCGAAAATAGCCATTTGTTGGCATCACAcatcgacacacacacacactacagtatgtgttgTCAGTCAGAATTGATATTTTGGATCAAACTGCCTGTTTCATTTGGAAACAGTCGCGACTATACGTGTCTGACTAACGACATTCCtttgacaaaaccatttgtACAAAATGTCCTTGATCTCCTTGGTCCTGTAGCAGTATATGAGGGGGTTAATTAAGGGGGGGAACAGGCTATAGAAGAGTGTGAGACTGATCCGCAGATCTGGGCTGATCTTTACGAAGGAGACTAGGGAGCTCAGGTAGACTCCAAAGCGGGGCAGGTAGTATATGCTGATGATGCACACCTGTGTAGCACAGGTGGAGAAGGCTTTGTAGCGGCCCTGGGCGTCGGCTATCTTCAGCACCGCCACGATGATGCTGATGTAAGATAATAAGATCAAGATGAGTGGCACCAGGAGCACGAACATGGCCAGggccacagacacactgaagaCCTGCCGCGTGTCAGCGCACACCAGGGAGGTGGTGGACACGCTGTCGCAGTAGCAGTGGATGATCCGGTTGGGCCCGCAGAAAGGCATCCGGGCAGTCATGCCGACAGAGATGCCTGGGGACACCGCGGCAGACACCCAGGAGAAGCCAGTTAGCGCCCCCATGGTGCGGTTGGTCATGAGCGTCGGGTAGCGCAGCGGGAAGCAAATGGCCAGGTAGCGGTCCAGCGACATGGCCAGCAGGATCAGCGAGTTGAGCGTCCCAAAATAGTGGATCAGAAAGTACTGGAAGAAGCAGACGTGGAAGGGGATGGCGCCATCGTCTAGCCAGTAGCGGCCGATGGCTTTGGGCAGGGCTACGGTGCAGAAGCCGATGTCGGACAGGGCCAGGCTCAGCATGATGATGTACATGGGCTTCTGGAGCTGGCGCTCGATGAAGAACAGCGCCACCAGGAGAGAGTTCCCCACCACGGTGGTGACGTAGATCAGGAAGAAGATCATGCCCATCAACTTATAATACTGAAAGTCGAGCCCTGGGAAGTTCACAATGAAGAACTCCTTTACTGTGGTCTGGGTCTGGTTCGCCTGTTCCATTCTGGGGAGaggcaaaatatatataaaaatataagcaCCTGGTCAGGTGAAACTCACAAGCTGGGGTGGAGCTTCCAAG is from Anguilla anguilla isolate fAngAng1 chromosome 9, fAngAng1.pri, whole genome shotgun sequence and encodes:
- the LOC118235462 gene encoding olfactory receptor 1-like, yielding MEQANQTQTTVKEFFIVNFPGLDFQYYKLMGMIFFLIYVTTVVGNSLLVALFFIERQLQKPMYIIMLSLALSDIGFCTVALPKAIGRYWLDDGAIPFHVCFFQYFLIHYFGTLNSLILLAMSLDRYLAICFPLRYPTLMTNRTMGALTGFSWVSAAVSPGISVGMTARMPFCGPNRIIHCYCDSVSTTSLVCADTRQVFSVSVALAMFVLLVPLILILLSYISIIVAVLKIADAQGRYKAFSTCATQVCIISIYYLPRFGVYLSSLVSFVKISPDLRISLTLFYSLFPPLINPLIYCYRTKEIKDILYKWFCQRNVVSQTRIVATVSK